In Rutidosis leptorrhynchoides isolate AG116_Rl617_1_P2 chromosome 6, CSIRO_AGI_Rlap_v1, whole genome shotgun sequence, the DNA window CATTGTATATTCTTTTGAAATTTGTATGTAAATACTCATAAATTTGTATGTTAGTCGAAAacgttaatttttttatttatgtatGTATTATATCTCCATTTTCATAATTCCAATATTAATTAATTATCCGATATTTATATTTTTAGTGACTGAAAAAAGTCATAAAATTCGATTCTCTTTATCTTGTTTTGCTTCGTACCAAAGCTACCCTTCAACATTCACCTCATAGCTAGACCAATTAACCACACACAAAAAAACCTTACCTATACGTTATTCTTTCTTTTACATAATCTTGTATAGTATACCAAGGTCCACTTTCTATATATATAGGTCACCAACCAAAACCTACCCAAAATCAACCATGAAATACAATGAGATATCCCATTTTAGCCACCCTCAGCACCGGCTCAAACATGGATACACTGAGGTCCCATTCAAGTGCGATGGATGTAAAGAAGTCGGTATAGGGTCCAACTATAAATGCACAACGTGCAACTACGATTTACATGTCCATTGTGCTCTCCCATCCCCGTCCATCACCCACCCTTTTTACACCAAGTGTTCCTTTCAATTCCTAGCTCGTCCGCCAGGGCCCATTGCCCGTTATTGCAACGCATGTGAGAAAGTTGTGTCAGGATTTGTTTACCATTGTAAGTTGTGCGGATTCGACCTACATCCATGTTGTGCCAAACTTCCAACTATGTTGGACGATGGTGAGGTGGAGTTGTATTTGTACCGGAAAGTAGGGTCCGCCTGCCACAGATGTGGCAGGAAAGGACGAAGTTGGAGTTACAGGTCCACGTGCAAGAAGTACAACTTGCACGTGGCGTGTGTGAAAGAGATGTTGGTGGAAAGTTGGCATGAGATATACTTTGGTAAGGATATTGGCGAAGCGAATGGTAAATTTAGTGGTGACCTATTTGGACGAAGCCGGAAAATTGAGACGCGAATTCCGAGCTTAAAGGGTACATTGGAAAGTTATCACCACAACCATCAAAGCAAAGGGAAAGTGAAAAAGTGTTGTGAGATGGCGGGTTTGGCTATGCAATTTGTAATATCAGCAGTTCTTGGTGATCCCACTACTCTAATTGCTGGTGTTGTTGGTTCTTTGATGTCAAAATAGGAGTATTTGAGTTCAAAACAAGATCTTGTATTATCAAGCTAGGTTGGTGGTACTTCGTAAATAAAAATCACTGGATCGTTACTTGTAAATATGGGGCTCATAAAGCTTGTCATCAGCTTGTCATAAGCTTGTCATTGATCattgatatatatcataataaagTGTGGCTTAAATTTAACGTTTGTGTAAAGACGTAAATCATAACATGGAATCAAGTAGTCAACTTACCTTAGAAATAAATGAAACTTAGAACATTTTGAATGGTGATGGACAAAAGTGACTATGTACGTGTTGAGGTGGGGTGTTTGACGCTAACGTGGCAGGTGTGTTGGTAAACTGAGAAATAATGAGGGGTGCGTTGAATGACCTCTTGAGGGTAGGAGTgagtattttttatttctttttcatttttcttattgtataatttattttaattttttatttgtttgattaattatattattattttgtaattattaaaacaaaaattaataaaacgcacttaaattaaaattaatatacgaTTATAATTTACAACTACTAAAAACTgaaaattaaaataactaaaaattCCTAATATGATTACTACTTATTAAAAGTCCTAATACGACACTCCTGATTCGGGACTACTTTCGGAATCGAAAATGATCGGATTAACATCCATCGGCCTAATTGTTATTGTAAAAGATACAACTGGTGTCTTGGCTAAGTTTTTTTTTCGTACGTCAACCGCAAACAGGTGCAACAATTCTATCTTGTCTTCGTCTAAATACACAATATTCGAAAATACAAACGATATTTCTTTTCGGGGAAATTCGTCAACTTTGATATATCAAAGTAATCAGTAACGTCGAAATCGTTAAACGATTTATTTACACCGCCAACGTATGATTTCCAGTTAAACGTTGGTTTATCCCCGTAATGTATATCGACGAAACCTTATTCGGGGCCATTGATTAGTGTTTGAGAAGTAGTATAAAATTTAGAGAGAGTGAGAGAAAAGAGAGTTGAATTGTAGAAATTTGTGTTTAAGTGAAGTGTATTATTATATGAAATTGTATAAATTTATTACTATTACATATTTATGTACTTAGTAAATTTATATCCGTTTGTTAGAGTTTGAATTTATCCGTTTGACACATGTAAACGGCCGACTCGATTGAAGAAACGATTAAGAAGCCACGTAGCTAAGCAGTTGAAACACGGGAACAAATCCTTTCGAGCCTGGAGCCACCACGCCGAACCCAAATACCCACTAGCACGCCGCGATATAAGCTTGTTAGTGGCGTGTCATCCAAAAAATCGTGTGCAACATGCGCGTTAATCATGGTCTAATTTAGTCTTCTCTATTTACAAGATACTAGGAAGTGAAATTTCCAACTTCTGATAAACTCATTCAAATTTACTAAAATActtataaattatattttaaaattatttCTTAAAAATTTATTAAGGGTTAAGCCAACCTCAACCATCCAACTAGTATTAATATatactgtaagacccaaataattattgTACATAGAGTAAAAATGATGCACATTAAGTGTGTGAAGCGTGGAGGAAATTTAAAAGCTGACAGACTGTTTGGACCATCGTGCGCGCCGCGCATGgctaggggtgcgcgccgcgcactacacctGGTGATAGTTTTCTGTTTTCTgttaattagagttaaatgaagggcaattgtgtcttttcacttggggtcggatctGTAGCCTTAACACCAGAATTGAatctagttttggatcattttcacatccactaaacactctcatccattcttagagagagagagagagagagttctagagagagatttgggattttggagaagaagaagcttgaatcgatcaaaagctcgagtgttaaagttgttcatctcgttcttggctacgttttggtagtattggtaagctctaactccgaatttaattatTAAGACTCTTGTTcgtgtttagggtttgagcttgttagggttctaaaccccatttctcatgaatttgggggttttgctatatgtattgtgtaagtaaactcgattattgtgggtttagggtttgaggacgaatttgttcatggtttgggtgttaaatcactagcttgtaagtgtgttagtgtttagatgttcataagaacatgtttgtatgacaaaatgggtgttaaccttgatttggtgtcaaactaagttttgagtcaagatttgaagaatcaagtatgtaaatgcttggtt includes these proteins:
- the LOC139855589 gene encoding uncharacterized protein — its product is MKYNEISHFSHPQHRLKHGYTEVPFKCDGCKEVGIGSNYKCTTCNYDLHVHCALPSPSITHPFYTKCSFQFLARPPGPIARYCNACEKVVSGFVYHCKLCGFDLHPCCAKLPTMLDDGEVELYLYRKVGSACHRCGRKGRSWSYRSTCKKYNLHVACVKEMLVESWHEIYFGKDIGEANGKFSGDLFGRSRKIETRIPSLKGTLESYHHNHQSKGKVKKCCEMAGLAMQFVISAVLGDPTTLIAGVVGSLMSK